Proteins found in one Chaetodon auriga isolate fChaAug3 chromosome 12, fChaAug3.hap1, whole genome shotgun sequence genomic segment:
- the cahz gene encoding carbonic anhydrase — MSHGWGYGPTNGPDKWADNFPVANGPRQSPINIVPKEAQYDSSLKALKLKYDPSNSVGILNNGHSFQVDFVDDTDSSTLTGGPISGTYRLKQFHFHWGASDDRGSEHTVNGIKFPCELHLVHWNTKYPSFGEAASQPDGLAVVGVFLKIGAANPRIQKVLDALGAIKNKGKQTTFANFDAKTLLPNSLDYWTYDGSLTTPPLLESVTWIVLKEPISISPAQMAMFRGLMFSGEGEAPCNMVDNYRPPQPLKGRQVRASFK, encoded by the exons ATGTCTCACGGATGGGGATACGGACCAACCAACG gACCTGACAAATGGGCAGATAATTTTCCTGTCGCTAATGGGCCCAGACAGTCTCCCATCAACATTGTCCCCAAGGAGGCCCAATATGACTCATCTCTGAAGGCTCTGAAACTCAAGTATGACCCCTCCAACTCCGTGGGCATTCTCAACAACGGACACTCCTTCCAGGTGGACTTTGTGGACGATACTGACAGCTCCA CCCTGACTGGAGGTCCTATTTCTGGAACGTACCGTTTGAAGCAGTTTCATTTCCACTGGGGAGCCAGTGATGACAGAGGCTCTGAGCACACTGTCAACGGCATCAAGTTCCCATGTGAG CTTCACCTGGTACACTGGAACACTAAGTACCCCAGTTTTGGAGAGGCGGCCAGTCAGCCTGATGGACTTGCTGTGGTTGGAGTCTTTCTCAAG ATTGGTGCTGCCAACCCCAGGATTCAGAAAGTTCTGGATGCTTTGGGTGCCATTAAGAACAAG GGAAAGCAGACCACCTTTGCTAACTTTGATGCAAAGACTCTTCTTCCTAATTCTCTGGATTATTGGACCTATGATGGCTCTCTGACCACGCCCCCCCTGTTGGAGAGTGTCACCTGGATTGTCCTGAAGGAGCCAATCAGTATCAGCCCTGCACAA ATGGCCATGTTCCGCGGCCTCATGTTCAGTGGAGAAGGAGAAGCTCCATGCAACATGGTGGACAACTACCGGCCTCCTCAGCCTCTGAAGGGCCGTCAGGTCCGCGCTTCCTTCAAATAA